TTCCTGACTGCTCATCATTTGCCAAGTCTCACGCATTCTCTGTTTTTCCGCATCAGGGAGTTGGGTAAACCAGTCCATGCGCTGCTGCAAGCTGACACGTTGTTGTTCGGGGATTTCTTTTAGAGATTGGTAACGTTTAATCAGTGCCAATTGTTCAGAATCAGAAAGACTATCCCAAGTATCAGTTACTTGGGTGTTCGCATCTTTGGAAAATAGCCAAAAACGTTCAAATCCTGCAAAGCTGGTTTGCAGAAAACTGAATGCACAAAAAGCAATCGCCAATTTTTTAGCTGCCATGTGGAACTTTGTCCTCACCTAAAACCATTAACATTTCTAAATCTTCAAGCATTTGCGGAGACAGTTTTGGGACTGACACCATTTGAGTTTGTGGTTCGTTATGGTCCGAAAGATTTGGTAATACCACAACGCCTGCAATCGCAGCTGCCAAAGCAAAACCTGACATTTTTAGAAATGCAAAGCGTGAGTGTTTTGAATCCTGAATTTCTTCAAGAACATGGTGCATGACAACAGGTTTGTCTTTATGTTGTTGT
The nucleotide sequence above comes from Acinetobacter lwoffii. Encoded proteins:
- a CDS encoding DUF3106 domain-containing protein; the protein is MAAKKLAIAFCAFSFLQTSFAGFERFWLFSKDANTQVTDTWDSLSDSEQLALIKRYQSLKEIPEQQRVSLQQRMDWFTQLPDAEKQRMRETWQMMSSQERKELGARMQKASPEQRLAIREEYILKYQQVTQQPNLH